A stretch of DNA from Catenulispora acidiphila DSM 44928:
GAGACCGGCAAGGCTCGCAAGCACGCACTGGACGAGATCCTCTCTGCCGCCGCAGCTACTCGGCACTACGCGTACGCCTCGCGCGGCTACATCCGCAGCAAGCGCCGTCGCGGCGTCCTTCCGGTCCTGACGAAGGTCACCGAGAACCGCATCCCCAAGGGCGTCGTCGGCATCATCACGCCGTGGAACTATCCGCTGGCGCTCGCCGTCTCCGACGTCATACCGGCGCTCATCGCGGGCAACGCGGTAGTGCACAAGCCGGACACCCAGACCGCGCTCACAGGTCTGCGGCTGCGCGAACTGGCTGTTCAGGCCGGGCTGCCGGAGGACCTGTGGCAAGTGGTGGTCGGTGACGGACCGGTCGTCGGTCCCGCAGTCGTCGCAGACGCCGACTACGTCGCCTTCACCGGTTCCACTGCTACGGGTCGCACTGTCGCGCAGGCCGCTGCCTCCCGACTGATCGGCTGCTCGCTGGAACTCGGCGGCAAGAACGCCATGCTCGTGCTCGACGACGCGGACATAGAGAAGTCGGTGTCCGGTGCGGTGCGTGGCTGTTTCTCCTCCGCGGGACAGCTGTGCATATCTATAGAGCGCATATACGTGCACTACACCAAGTACGACGAGTTCCTGTCGCGGTTCCTTACCGAGGTGCGCGCTATGCGCCTGGGATCCGGGCTCGACTACTCCGCGGACATGGGTTCGCTGACGAACACCAAGCAGCTCGAGAACGTGACGCTGCATGTGGAAGACGCCAAGGCGAAGGGCGCGAAGGTGCTCTCCGGCGGGCGGCGCCGTGCGGAGATCGGTCCGCTGTTCTATGAGCCGACAGTGCTCGGAGACGTCAAGAACACCATGCGTGTCTACGGCGAGGAGACGTTCGGGCCGGTCGTGTCCGTGTACTCCTTCAAGAACGAGGGCGAAGCCATAGCGGACGCGAACAACACGCCGTATGGCCTGAACGCCTCCATGTGGACCCGCGACCACAAGCGCGCTCGCGAGATCGCCCGCCAGCTGCACGCCGGCACGGTGAACGTCAACGAGGCCTATGGCGCGGCCTGGGGCTCGGTCGCCTCGCCGATGGGCGGCATGGGCCAGTCCGGGCTCGGGCGCCGCCACGGCGCGGAGGGCATCCTGCGCTTCACCGAGGCCCAGACCGCGGCCCGCCAGCGCCTGCTGCCGATCGCTCCCTGGTTCGGGATGTCGGATCAGAAGTGGGGCGACCTGATGCTGCGCTCGCTGAAGCTTCTCAAGGTCCTGCGGATGAAGTAGGAGCGTGCGCACGCTCCCGCGTTCCGCAAAACGGGTGACGCCGCGACCGATCGGTTCCGATTGTCGGTGCCGGACGCTACGGTGGTGGTCCGACGTCACTCAAGGTCACCGACCGCTTCCTCTGTGGCGTCTCCGCATCGCACCAGAGGGGATGGTGATCCGCATGACGGAACCCGCCTCGTCCGCCTTCGTCCCCGCGCCCGGCGGCGCGGCGTCCACCGGGCCGGCGCAGTTCGGCGCCACCTTGGACGTCATGGCGCAGGCCGCCGCGCACGTCGGCACGG
This window harbors:
- a CDS encoding succinic semialdehyde dehydrogenase produces the protein MTADTIDPGNGISEDAQDVPAGAGPQDATRLDSIHTRLSADLVERLIGKVAIHGAVGGRTQSYSPLTGELIADFPASAPQDVRAAYAKARAAQLEWGATSLAHRTGFARRMHDLLLERSDQLLDLVQIETGKARKHALDEILSAAAATRHYAYASRGYIRSKRRRGVLPVLTKVTENRIPKGVVGIITPWNYPLALAVSDVIPALIAGNAVVHKPDTQTALTGLRLRELAVQAGLPEDLWQVVVGDGPVVGPAVVADADYVAFTGSTATGRTVAQAAASRLIGCSLELGGKNAMLVLDDADIEKSVSGAVRGCFSSAGQLCISIERIYVHYTKYDEFLSRFLTEVRAMRLGSGLDYSADMGSLTNTKQLENVTLHVEDAKAKGAKVLSGGRRRAEIGPLFYEPTVLGDVKNTMRVYGEETFGPVVSVYSFKNEGEAIADANNTPYGLNASMWTRDHKRAREIARQLHAGTVNVNEAYGAAWGSVASPMGGMGQSGLGRRHGAEGILRFTEAQTAARQRLLPIAPWFGMSDQKWGDLMLRSLKLLKVLRMK